One stretch of Tenacibaculum sp. MAR_2010_89 DNA includes these proteins:
- the cysS gene encoding cysteine--tRNA ligase: protein MELYKENQLKVYNSLSKSKELFKPVIEGRVGMYVCGPTVYSNAHLGNVRTFMFFDVVYRYMLHLGYKVRYVRNITDAGHLENDADEGEDRIAKKARLEEIEPMEVVQRYTVDFHDVLKNYNFLPPSIEPTATGHIVEQIEMIKEIMDKGFAYEVNGSVYFDVLKYNKTGNYGILSGRKIEDAIHNTRTLDGQSDKRNPQDFALWKKADERHIMRWPSPWSDGFPGWHLECSVMSKKYLGEQFDIHGGGMDLKFPHHECEIAQSQTCSGKAPVNYWMHTNMLLLNSQKMAKSTGNYILPNEILTGENDVLSKAFMPSVVRFFNLQANYRSILDFSSDALEASEKGHGKLMDAVNYLDKIEAGSESTFNVQDWKKECYAAMNDDFNTPILISHLFEAVKIINLIREQKASLTEEDLLELKKTMNAFVFDVLGLMNEVTQGSSDKVNGVVELLIKLRKEARENKDWALSDQIRDELLELGIQLKDGREGTSFSIN, encoded by the coding sequence ATGGAATTATATAAAGAAAATCAACTTAAAGTATACAACTCATTATCAAAAAGCAAAGAGCTTTTTAAACCTGTAATTGAAGGAAGGGTAGGGATGTATGTTTGTGGTCCCACCGTTTACAGTAATGCTCATTTAGGAAACGTAAGAACTTTTATGTTCTTTGATGTAGTATATCGTTATATGTTACATTTAGGATATAAAGTACGTTATGTACGTAATATTACTGATGCAGGTCATTTAGAAAATGATGCTGATGAAGGAGAAGATAGAATTGCTAAAAAAGCACGTTTAGAAGAGATAGAACCAATGGAAGTGGTTCAACGTTATACAGTTGACTTCCATGATGTGTTAAAAAATTATAATTTTTTACCTCCAAGTATTGAACCAACAGCTACTGGTCATATAGTTGAACAAATTGAAATGATTAAAGAAATCATGGATAAAGGATTTGCTTATGAGGTAAATGGATCTGTATATTTTGATGTGTTGAAATACAACAAAACAGGTAATTATGGAATCTTATCTGGAAGGAAAATTGAAGATGCAATACATAATACTAGAACTTTAGATGGACAGTCTGATAAAAGAAATCCTCAAGATTTTGCTCTGTGGAAAAAAGCAGATGAACGTCATATTATGCGTTGGCCATCTCCTTGGAGTGATGGATTTCCTGGTTGGCATTTAGAGTGTTCTGTTATGAGTAAAAAATATTTAGGAGAACAATTTGATATTCACGGAGGAGGAATGGATTTAAAGTTTCCGCATCATGAATGTGAAATAGCGCAATCTCAAACATGTAGTGGTAAAGCACCTGTTAACTATTGGATGCATACAAATATGTTGTTGTTAAATAGCCAAAAAATGGCTAAGTCTACAGGGAATTATATTTTGCCTAATGAAATTTTAACAGGAGAAAACGATGTTTTAAGTAAAGCATTTATGCCAAGTGTTGTTCGTTTTTTTAATTTACAAGCTAATTACCGTAGTATATTAGATTTTTCAAGTGATGCATTAGAAGCTTCTGAAAAAGGTCATGGAAAGCTAATGGATGCTGTTAATTATTTAGATAAAATTGAAGCAGGAAGTGAGTCAACTTTTAATGTTCAAGACTGGAAAAAAGAATGTTATGCCGCCATGAATGATGATTTTAATACTCCAATTTTAATTTCTCACTTATTTGAAGCAGTTAAAATAATCAATTTAATTCGTGAGCAAAAGGCTAGTTTAACTGAGGAAGATTTATTAGAGTTAAAGAAAACCATGAATGCGTTTGTTTTTGACGTATTAGGTTTAATGAATGAGGTAACTCAAGGAAGTTCTGATAAAGTTAATGGAGTTGTAGAATTGCTAATTAAATTACGTAAAGAAGCAAGAGAAAATAAAGACTGGGCATTGTCTGATCAAATTAGAGATGAATTATTAGAATTAGGTATTCAATTGAAAGATGGTAGAGAAGGAACTAGTTTCTCAATAAATTAG
- a CDS encoding GNAT family N-acetyltransferase has translation MVFQSERLIVKAIQKIHKKEFVELLTAEEIIKAIPQNKPSEDNIENKFQLALSFNGDIVGNSLSLLGVFEKNKEDLIGLIGFLTNEEKNRELGYRFRKDFWGRGYATEIAKKMIEYSFNVLKFEKITADVWVENIASNKILAKFFKPVKEFYNEYDNCTDRRYELLKNDWN, from the coding sequence ATGGTTTTTCAATCTGAAAGACTCATCGTTAAAGCGATACAAAAGATTCATAAAAAAGAATTTGTTGAGTTATTAACGGCTGAAGAAATAATAAAAGCTATTCCTCAAAATAAACCCTCAGAAGATAATATTGAAAACAAATTTCAATTAGCACTTTCTTTTAATGGAGATATAGTAGGAAATAGTTTAAGTCTTTTAGGTGTTTTTGAAAAAAATAAAGAAGATTTAATTGGGTTGATAGGTTTTCTAACAAATGAAGAAAAAAATAGAGAATTAGGATATCGTTTTAGAAAAGATTTTTGGGGTAGAGGATATGCTACTGAAATAGCTAAAAAAATGATAGAATATTCTTTCAATGTTTTAAAATTTGAAAAGATTACTGCTGATGTATGGGTTGAAAATATAGCATCAAATAAAATTTTAGCTAAGTTTTTTAAGCCAGTAAAAGAGTTTTATAATGAATATGATAATTGTACTGATAGAAGGTATGAATTATTAAAAAATGATTGGAATTAA
- the yidD gene encoding membrane protein insertion efficiency factor YidD encodes MIGINLKKILTYPFVLLVRFYQTAISPFTPATCRYSPTCSHYTIEALQKHGLFYGGWLALKRIFSCHPWGGSGYDPVPEKKNK; translated from the coding sequence ATGATTGGAATTAATTTGAAAAAAATACTAACATATCCGTTTGTTTTATTAGTACGTTTTTATCAAACAGCAATATCACCATTTACACCTGCTACCTGTAGATATTCACCTACATGTTCACATTATACAATAGAGGCATTACAAAAGCACGGGTTGTTTTACGGTGGGTGGTTGGCTTTAAAAAGAATCTTTAGTTGTCATCCTTGGGGTGGAAGTGGGTATGATCCAGTGCCAGAAAAAAAAAATAAATAA
- the lgt gene encoding prolipoprotein diacylglyceryl transferase, with protein MSFLSIVWDWNPEIIKIGGFGIRWYSLMFVAAFILGLHLMKKIYINDKVPVEKLDPLFMYVFVSMLIGMRLGEVFFYNWGYYQNNLLEIFLPFKKQDGATALFGFLKDWKFTGFTGFASHGAAVGIPLALYFYAKKHLQKPWLFILDRLGIMVALAGFFIRLGNFFNSEIYGKATGSSFGVIFKRAGESEPRYPTQLYEAFSYLALFFALWYFYWKTDKKKQTGFLFGLFMVVLWSLRFFIEFLKEAQIEGREDWVFNTLNTGQVLSIPLVMIGIWLMFRKTKIPQED; from the coding sequence ATGAGTTTTTTATCTATCGTATGGGATTGGAATCCTGAGATTATTAAAATAGGAGGTTTTGGTATTAGATGGTATAGTTTAATGTTCGTAGCTGCTTTTATTTTAGGATTGCATTTAATGAAGAAAATTTATATAAATGATAAGGTTCCTGTTGAAAAACTAGATCCTTTATTTATGTATGTTTTTGTATCGATGTTAATAGGTATGCGTTTAGGAGAAGTATTTTTCTATAATTGGGGTTATTACCAAAATAATTTATTAGAAATATTTTTACCTTTTAAAAAACAAGATGGAGCTACTGCTTTATTTGGTTTTTTAAAAGATTGGAAATTTACTGGTTTTACAGGATTTGCTAGTCATGGTGCAGCAGTAGGAATTCCTTTAGCTTTATACTTTTATGCGAAAAAACATCTGCAAAAACCGTGGTTATTTATTTTAGATAGATTAGGTATTATGGTTGCCTTAGCAGGTTTTTTTATTCGCTTAGGAAACTTTTTTAACTCAGAAATTTATGGGAAAGCTACAGGTTCAAGTTTTGGTGTAATATTTAAAAGAGCTGGTGAATCAGAACCACGCTATCCAACTCAATTGTATGAAGCGTTTAGTTATTTAGCCTTGTTTTTTGCGTTATGGTATTTTTATTGGAAAACTGATAAAAAGAAGCAAACTGGGTTTTTATTCGGGTTGTTCATGGTTGTGTTGTGGTCTTTACGATTTTTCATAGAGTTCTTAAAAGAAGCACAAATTGAAGGAAGAGAGGATTGGGTGTTTAATACATTAAATACAGGTCAAGTGCTAAGTATTCCTTTAGTAATGATAGGGATTTGGTTAATGTTTAGAAAAACAAAAATACCTCAAGAGGATTAA
- the pepT gene encoding peptidase T, whose translation MNKQHIIDRFIKYVTIDTESDPNNPAFPSTEKQWDLAKVLEKELKEIGMIDVELDSNCYLMATLPSNLDYDVPTIGFVAHIDTSPDFTGANVKPQIHENYDGKDILLNEKENIVLSPNYFEDLLQYKGQTIITTDGTTLLGADDKAGITEIVSAMEYLIQNPELKHGKIRICFTPDEEVGKGAHLFDVEKFGAEWAYTMDGSQIGELEYENFNAAGAKITINGKIVHPGYAKGKMINSMTIASEFINALPENEVPEKTTGYEGFFHLHNMEGEVEKTTLHYIIRDHEMDLFKNRKQAMLDLVDVMNQKLGKDLIEIEMKDQYYNMKEKVTPVMHIVDIAEEVMNDMGITPLIKAIRGGTDGSQLSYKGLPCPNIFAGGHNFHGRYEYVPAESIVKASEVIVGITQKVAQKFSS comes from the coding sequence ATGAACAAACAACATATAATTGATCGATTTATAAAGTACGTAACAATTGATACCGAAAGTGATCCTAACAACCCTGCTTTCCCTAGTACTGAAAAACAATGGGACCTTGCTAAAGTTCTTGAAAAAGAATTAAAAGAAATTGGTATGATTGATGTTGAATTAGATAGTAATTGTTATTTAATGGCAACATTACCTAGTAATTTAGACTATGATGTACCAACTATTGGTTTTGTTGCACATATAGATACAAGTCCTGATTTTACTGGAGCAAATGTAAAACCACAAATTCATGAAAATTATGACGGAAAAGATATTCTTTTAAATGAAAAAGAAAACATTGTTTTATCTCCTAATTACTTTGAAGATTTATTACAATATAAAGGTCAAACTATAATTACAACTGACGGTACTACTTTACTTGGTGCCGATGATAAAGCTGGAATTACTGAAATCGTTTCTGCCATGGAATATTTAATTCAAAACCCTGAATTAAAACACGGTAAAATACGTATTTGTTTTACACCTGATGAAGAAGTTGGTAAGGGTGCTCACCTATTTGATGTTGAAAAATTCGGGGCTGAGTGGGCATACACTATGGATGGTAGTCAAATTGGTGAATTAGAATACGAAAACTTCAATGCAGCTGGGGCCAAAATTACAATTAACGGTAAAATTGTTCACCCTGGTTATGCCAAAGGAAAAATGATCAACTCAATGACAATTGCTAGTGAGTTTATTAATGCTTTACCTGAAAATGAAGTTCCTGAAAAAACTACTGGGTATGAAGGTTTTTTTCATTTACATAATATGGAAGGTGAAGTAGAAAAAACTACTTTACACTATATTATAAGAGATCATGAAATGGATTTATTTAAAAACCGAAAACAAGCAATGCTTGATTTAGTTGATGTTATGAATCAAAAACTGGGTAAAGACTTAATTGAAATTGAAATGAAGGATCAATACTATAATATGAAAGAGAAGGTTACTCCTGTTATGCATATAGTTGATATTGCTGAAGAAGTGATGAATGACATGGGAATTACTCCTTTAATTAAAGCTATTAGAGGTGGTACAGATGGTTCTCAATTATCATATAAAGGATTACCTTGCCCTAATATTTTTGCTGGTGGACATAATTTTCACGGAAGATATGAATATGTTCCTGCTGAAAGTATTGTAAAAGCAAGTGAAGTTATTGTTGGAATTACTCAAAAGGTAGCTCAAAAATTTTCTTCATAA